CTTCCTCATCCTTCTTCAGGCAATTCTCCAGTTCGGGCGGCACCACGAGGGCTTTCCGGGCGGGCTTGGCGTCTGATAGCTTGGCTCCGCTCATGTTCACCTTCACGGCTTGCTTCACCAGATCAACGAAAGCGGCCTCGTTGATGGTGTCCGTTTCACGCAGCTTGTAGGAGCGCATGCCCTTGGCATCGTCCTTCTCGAAGAGCTTATTCGGGTCCTTGATCAGCGCGCCCTTGTGGAACCACACGGCCACGTGCTCCTTGAAGGCTTGCAGGCCGATCATGATGCCATCATGGTCGAAATGCGGGCTGTTCCATTTCCAGGTCTCCTCGATCTCCTCATCCACGGTGTGGATCAATTGCCGCAGCCGCACCAGCATCTTCCGCTGCCATTCCGGGCGTTCGGCGATGTACAGGTTTATCTGTTCCTGAGGGAGCATGGAGCAGGCGTTTAGGTCGGCCAAGCTAGCATTGATGTGAAGCCAGTGCTCCGCCAGATCGACGGATGGATTTCAACAGCGCTCGATGACCACGGAGTACCCCTGGCCAACGCCGATGCACATGGTGCAGAGCGCGTAACGCTTGCCAAGTGCCTGAAGCTCAATGGCTGCGGTTTGCAGGAGCCGGGCGCCGCTCATGCCCAGCGGGTGGCCCAAGGCGATAGCCCCGCCATTGGGGTTGATCCGTGGATCATCATCGGCGATGCCCAGCGAGCGGGTGCAGCTCAGAACCTGCGCCGCGAAGGCTTCATTCAGTTCGAAAAGGTCAATCTGGTCCAAGGTGAGGCCAGCACGTGCCAGCGCAAGCTTGGTGGCACTCACCGGCCCGATGCCCATGATGCGGGGCTCCACACCAACCACCGCACTGCTCACGATGCGCGCCTTGGGCACGAGGCCGTGCAGTTTCAGTGCAAGCTCACTGGCCACCAGCAGAGCGGCGGCGCCATCATTGAGCCCGCTTGCGTTACCGGCCGTTACGGTGCCGTTCTTCCGGAATGCTGGTTTCAGGGCGGAAAGTCCTTCGATCGTGGACTTGGGTTTCACGAACTCATCCTGTGCGAAGAGGACTGGATCGCCTTTCCGCTGAGGGATCGGCACCGGTGCGATCTCCTTGGCGAGCCGGCCGCTTGTTTGCGCGGCGGTTGCCTTCTGCTGGCTCCACAGCGCGAAGCGGTCCTGGTCCTCGCGCGAGATGGGGTTCGCATCGAGCAGGTTCTCGGCCGTCTCGCCCATGGCGTCGGTGCCGAATCGCTCCTTCATGCGCGGGTTCACGAAGCGCCAGCCGAAGCTGCTATCGAAGAGCTGTGCATCGCGGCCGTAGGGCGTGCTGGTCTTGCTCATCACCCAAGGGCCGCGGGTCATGTGCTCCACCCCGCCTGCGATGAAGAGCTCGCCGTTCGACGCGGCGATTGCGCGCGCCGCGCCCACCACCGCGCTCATGCCCGAGGCGCAGAGCCGGTTCACGGTCTCTCCCGGCACGGTCACGGGCAGGCCCGCCAGCAGAAGGGCCATGCGTGCCACGTTGCGATTGTCCTCGCCCGCTTGATTGGCGCATCCCATGATCACGTCGTCGATGGCTTCGGGGGCGAGCGCAGGGTGGCGGTTCATCAATTCGCGCAGCACATGAGCGGCAAGGTCGTCCGCACGAACGGGCGCCAAGGCCCCGGCGAAGCTGCCGATGGGCGTGCGCACGGCGTCAACGATGTAGGCTTCTTTCATTCAGGTCGATTGGTGCGTTTGCGGGAACCAGGGTTTGCCCGTGCGGTAAACGGTGCCCTTGAAGAGGGCCACTTGCTCGAGGTCCTGATTGGTCACGGTGATGTAGTAGATGGCGATGCTACGAGTAAGGCTCATCTCCTTGCTGGTGGCGGTGAGCACGTCGCCGGCTTTCACGGCCTTGGTGTGGCTGATGCTGGTCTCCACGCTCACGCTCTGGATGCCATGGCTGTTGCTGGCGAAGGCGAGGCAGCTATCGGCAAGGGAGTAGGTGATCCCGCCATGCGCGATGGCGAAGCCATTGAGCATCTCATCGCGCACGCTCATCCGCAGGACGCATTGCCCGGGTTCCACCTTCAGCCGCTCGATTCCGAGCCAGATGCTGAACGGGTCATGGTCATGCATGCGCGCAACCACTTTTTCCGCGAGCTCTTGGAGCGACATGGGGCGAAGGTACCGGGCGAGAGGTTGCCGGGTCCCGTGGTTCTCTGAAGCCCGGTCTTCTGCGCACAGCATTTCCCTGACAGCCGAGCATCAGCTTCCCGGCGGATTTCCCGGTATTCGTGGTCCTTGGATCCGCGAAGAACAGGGAGCCCGAGCCATTCACGATCACCGCAGCTCCTGGTCAAGCCGCACGATGGCCTCCGGGCTTCCGAGCAGGTAGAGCACATCATCGGTGAGGATGCGCGTGCTGCCCGTCACATTGGTGATGTGCCTCTCTTTGCGCCGGATCGCGAGCACGGTGATGCCGTACTTCTCGCGCAGCCCGATCTCCGCCACGGTATGGCCCACCACCTTGCCGCGACCAAGGGTCACCGGCAGCGTGGCGATCTCGATGCCCGGAATGGGCAATGGCGCTTGGGGCGCCACCGCCGGGGAACTGCTCACGCCGCGCAGCATGCCGTAATGCCCTCCGCGGATGCGGGCCACGAGGTCCTGGATGCGCTGTTCAGGGACGAGGTATTTGCGGAGGACGCGGTAGAAGATCTCGATGCTGGTCTCGAATTCCTCGGGGATCACTTCGTTGGCGCCGGCATCGAGGCTGGCCTGGATCTCACGCACGTAACGGGTGCGCACGATGATGTACACGGCGCTGCTGATGCCTCTCACGCAGGCCACGATCTTCTTGGTGGCTTCGGGGTCACTGATGGCGACCACCACGACCCGTGCGCGCTCAACATGCGCCTCATGCAGCACATGGTCGTTGGTGGCATCGCCATGGAGCACGGGCAGTCCGATCGCTTGCGCTTTACGGGCCAAGTCGGGATCCTCCTCCACCACGGCGCAGCGGATGCCGCTCTCCATGGCGGCGGTGGCCACGTTCTGCCCATTGAGCCCGAAGCCGATGATCACCACATGGTCCTTGAGCACGGTGGCCATGCGCTTTTCCTGCTCGCGCTTCACGCGCATGAGGCTATCGAGGCGGTTGCTCACGCGCGCTGGGACGAATTGAAGGAACACCTTGCGCACGATGCGCTCGCTGCGATCGAGCATGAATGGCGTGGTGGCCATGCCCAGGATGGCCACGGAGAGGAAGAGCTGGTAATGCTCCTGGCTCAGCAGGCCATGCTTGAGGCCTGGTATGGCGAGCACGAAGCCGAACTCGCCCAATTGGAACAGGCCCAGCGCGCTGTGGAGCGCAGTGCGCAGCGGGTAGCGCAGCACCCACACGGCCAGCGCTGCGGCGAGCACCTTCAGCAGGGTGGCCCCAGCGAAAAGGCCGATGATCGTGAGGGGCGCATCAAGGAAGAGCCGCACATCGACCAGCATGCCGATAGAGACGAAGAAGAAGCTCAGGAAGAGCTCGTGGAAGGGCTGCACGATGCCCGTGGCGTGGTAGGCATGCTCGGTCTCGCTGATCA
The DNA window shown above is from Flavobacteriales bacterium and carries:
- a CDS encoding YdeI/OmpD-associated family protein, which encodes MLPQEQINLYIAERPEWQRKMLVRLRQLIHTVDEEIEETWKWNSPHFDHDGIMIGLQAFKEHVAVWFHKGALIKDPNKLFEKDDAKGMRSYKLRETDTINEAAFVDLVKQAVKVNMSGAKLSDAKPARKALVVPPELENCLKKDEEAWAHWENFSYSHKKEYVEWVTDAKQDETRKRRIAQALEMIRAGVGKEDKHRV
- the pcaF gene encoding 3-oxoadipyl-CoA thiolase, which translates into the protein MKEAYIVDAVRTPIGSFAGALAPVRADDLAAHVLRELMNRHPALAPEAIDDVIMGCANQAGEDNRNVARMALLLAGLPVTVPGETVNRLCASGMSAVVGAARAIAASNGELFIAGGVEHMTRGPWVMSKTSTPYGRDAQLFDSSFGWRFVNPRMKERFGTDAMGETAENLLDANPISREDQDRFALWSQQKATAAQTSGRLAKEIAPVPIPQRKGDPVLFAQDEFVKPKSTIEGLSALKPAFRKNGTVTAGNASGLNDGAAALLVASELALKLHGLVPKARIVSSAVVGVEPRIMGIGPVSATKLALARAGLTLDQIDLFELNEAFAAQVLSCTRSLGIADDDPRINPNGGAIALGHPLGMSGARLLQTAAIELQALGKRYALCTMCIGVGQGYSVVIERC
- a CDS encoding hotdog fold thioesterase translates to MSLQELAEKVVARMHDHDPFSIWLGIERLKVEPGQCVLRMSVRDEMLNGFAIAHGGITYSLADSCLAFASNSHGIQSVSVETSISHTKAVKAGDVLTATSKEMSLTRSIAIYYITVTNQDLEQVALFKGTVYRTGKPWFPQTHQST
- a CDS encoding cation:proton antiporter, translated to MHFPLFGELVVILALAAGILLLFRRFRLPGILAFILTGMIAGPHGWGWVKEVEEVEALAEIGVVFLLFVIGMEFSLKKLASLGKTVFGGGAMQVGLTIAGVAGALHAFGVRTESAVFIGFLTCLSSTAIVLRVLQEKGRMDSASGRVATAILIFQDIIVVPMMLITPLLAGQSQDITSDLLLLLGKMALLLVAVFLGGRYVVPRLLRAAIKGRGNELFIITIVVICFAAAFTTQAMGLSLALGAFFAGLVISETEHAYHATGIVQPFHELFLSFFFVSIGMLVDVRLFLDAPLTIIGLFAGATLLKVLAAALAVWVLRYPLRTALHSALGLFQLGEFGFVLAIPGLKHGLLSQEHYQLFLSVAILGMATTPFMLDRSERIVRKVFLQFVPARVSNRLDSLMRVKREQEKRMATVLKDHVVIIGFGLNGQNVATAAMESGIRCAVVEEDPDLARKAQAIGLPVLHGDATNDHVLHEAHVERARVVVVAISDPEATKKIVACVRGISSAVYIIVRTRYVREIQASLDAGANEVIPEEFETSIEIFYRVLRKYLVPEQRIQDLVARIRGGHYGMLRGVSSSPAVAPQAPLPIPGIEIATLPVTLGRGKVVGHTVAEIGLREKYGITVLAIRRKERHITNVTGSTRILTDDVLYLLGSPEAIVRLDQELR